The Oryzias melastigma strain HK-1 linkage group LG13, ASM292280v2, whole genome shotgun sequence genome window below encodes:
- the LOC112149013 gene encoding protein FAM181B: protein MAVQTAIMNPQFMSFCFPGSVMEFDMEKSLDGSLLCEAEQDEDFKETTRDLLSFIDSASSNIKLALDKPVKSKRKVNHRKYLQKQIKRCTGIIAPANGAETPVKRQSSPVTQQSSLQNKVLPKRDGVQANLQSKSLAALFSPVKDIRGEKAKKPPLRHRNLPPSFFTEPANCSKVSPASEVTLKDLERGSPDFFELLGPDYSGMVSDQELYQSVPLRMQPELGGLDPASYDAHHLVAHHLYADPWTSCSGPSKKLGENLRAGPAQPPAYFQSEEASGGMDDNALCTLAFPNFFTDCSIPQVTYDLNSGYSRSSYSSL from the coding sequence ATGGCTGTTCAGACGGCAATCATGAACCCCCAGTTCATGAGTTTCTGCTTCCCCGGGTCTGTGATGGAGTTCGACATGGAGAAAAGTCTGGACGGGAGCCTCCTCTGCGAGGCGGAGCAGGACGAGGACTTCAAGGAGACCACCCGGGACCTCCTGAGCTTCATAGACTCGGCCTCCAGCAACATCAAGCTGGCTCTGGACAAGCCGGTGAAGTCCAAGCGGAAGGTCAACCACCGGAAGTACCTTCAGAAGCAGATCAAACGCTGCACCGGCATCATAGCGCCTGCAAATGGAGCAGAGACGCCGGTAAAAAGACAGAGCTCCCCCGTGACCCAGCAGAGCTCTTTGCAGAACAAAGTCCTGCCTAAACGGGACGGAGTCCAGGCCAACCTGCAGAGCAAGAGCCTGGCGGCTCTCTTCAGCCCCGTGAAGGACATCCGGGGGGAGAAAGCCAAGAAGCCGCCCCTGAGGCACCGCAACCTGCCTCCGTCGTTCTTCACCGAGCCTGCCAACTGCTCTAAAGTCAGCCCAGCGTCCGAGGTGACCCTCAAGGACCTGGAGCGCGGCAGTCCAGACTTCTTTGAGCTCCTGGGACCCGACTACAGCGGCATGGTTAGCGACCAGGAGCTCTACCAAAGCGTGCCTCTACGCATGCAGCCGGAGCTGGGAGGCCTGGACCCCGCGTCCTACGACGCTCATCATTTAGTAGCTCATCATCTGTAcgcagacccctggactagcTGCTCAGGACCTTCCAAGAAACTAGGAGAGAACCTGCGAGCAGGCCCGGCCCAGCCCCCCGCCTACTTCCAGTCTGAGGAGGCGTCCGGGGGCATGGATGATAACGCACTGTGCACTTTGGCTTTTCCAAACTTCTTCACTGACTGCTCCATACCTCAGGTTACATATGACTTAAACAGTGGCTACAGCAGGTCCAGCTATTCGTCACTTTGA